In Musa acuminata AAA Group cultivar baxijiao chromosome BXJ2-3, Cavendish_Baxijiao_AAA, whole genome shotgun sequence, the following proteins share a genomic window:
- the LOC103979138 gene encoding cytochrome P450 71A1-like, translating into MSSTLPTAPLDPSLLTTLFIILVPLSLLLLLLQVKRNSRGHPPCPPRLPLIGNLHQLGPLPHRSLHALSQQHGPLMLLRLGQVPTLVVSSPDAAREVLRNQDHACASRPALTPARILVYGCKDLGFAPYGDYWKQLRKICSVHLLSPKRVQSYRLMREDEVESMMGKISSQASASANVIDLSEVLYSFANDVLCRVVSGKFTREEGRNRLFSELAGENSVLLSKIYVGDYFPWLGWLDMFFGSVARCNKNKARWDKLLDEVIKEHAVRSAQHGGEENDGEEKDFVDVLLSLQKDAAMDFVLTTEHIKALLVDMFVAGTDTSYVTLEWAMAELIRSPRAMRKLQDEVRRGRGSGEGLIREAEVSQMAYLKAVVKEVLRLHPPGPLLLPRELLEDCSIQGFSIPKKARVFVNAWAMGRDPGSWESPEEFWPERFADGALDFTGNDVRYVPFGAGRRICPGQNFAVAALELALANLVSRFDWELPGGLTREELQMNEAPGTITQRQGRLHLVAKPWGA; encoded by the exons ATGTCTTCCACCCTGCCGACGGCGCCGCTCGACCCATCTCTACTCACCACCCTCTTCATCATACTCGTGCCTCTCTCtttgctgctgcttctgctgcagGTTAAGAGGAACTCCCGTGGGCATCCCCCTTGCCCGCCGCGGCTTCCCCTCATCGGCAACCTCCACCAGCTGGGCCCACTACCGCACCGCTCCCTCCATGCCCTGTCGCAGCAACACGGCCCGCTCATGCTACTTCGCCTGGGCCAGGTGCCGACGCTCGTGGTCTCCTCGCCGGACGCCGCCCGGGAGGTGCTGCGCAACCAGGACCACGCCTGCGCCAGCCGGCCAGCTCTCACGCCGGCCCGAATCCTCGTGTACGGGTGCAAGGACTTGGGCTTCGCGCCCTACGGCGACTACTGGAAGCAGCTCCGAAAGATCTGCTCCGTCCACCTGCTGAGCCCCAAGAGGGTGCAGTCGTACCGGCTAATGAGGGAGGATGAGGTGGAATCCATGATGGGAAAGATCTCGTCCCAGGCTTCGGCTTCGGCGAACGTCATCGACTTATCCGAGGTCTTGTACTCTTTCGCCAACGATGTACTCTGTCGAGTTGTTTCAGGGAAGTTCACGAGAGAAGAAGGGAGGAATCGCCTGTTCTCCGAGCTGGCCGGCGAGAACTCGGTGCTTTTGTCCAAGATCTACGTGGGTGACTACTTCCCGTGGCTAGGGTGGCTGGATATGTTCTTCGGTAGTGTGGCCAGATGCAACAAGAACAAGGCGAGGTGGGATAAGTTGCTAGATGAGGTGATTAAGGAACATGCAGTTCGGTCGGCCCAGCATGGTGGGGAGGAAAACGACGGTGAGGAGAAGGATTTCGTGGATGTTCTGCTCTCTCTGCAGAAAGATGCAGCGATGGACTTCGTCCTCACAACCGAACATATCAAGGCACTTCTGGTG GACATGTTCGTCGCCGGTACCGACACATCGTACGTAACCTTGGAATGGGCCATGGCGGAGCTCATCCGGAGTCCCCGAGCGATGCGGAAATTACAAGACGAAgtgagaagaggaagaggcagcGGGGAGGGATTGATCAGAGAGGCGGAGGTGAGCCAGATGGCGTATCTGAAAGCAGTCGTGAAGGAGGTCCTCCGGCTGCACCCTCCGGGCCCGTTGCTGCTCCCGCGCGAGCTGTTGGAAGACTGCAGCATACAAGGGTTCAGCATCCCCAAGAAGGCGCGCGTCTTCGTGAACGCGTGGGCGATGGGCAGAGACCCGGGGAGCTGGGAGTCGCCGGAGGAGTTCTGGCCGGAGAGGTTCGCGGACGGCGCATTGGACTTCACGGGCAACGATGTCCGGTACGTGCCGTTCGGAGCAGGCCGAAGGATTTGCCCCGGGCAAAACTTCGCCGTCGCTGCTCTGGAGCTGGCGCTGGCGAACC